The proteins below are encoded in one region of Triticum aestivum cultivar Chinese Spring chromosome 1B, IWGSC CS RefSeq v2.1, whole genome shotgun sequence:
- the LOC123136202 gene encoding SAC3 family protein A isoform X2: MASHGAAPAAGSDAARVEVSGTGQTNQPAYPPLVSGDHSWSTTTGAAAAGSWNYPVANQSQDAVYYDPQRDVSVSGDNQNVASSAPPAVQSTMGLTNASHSHVPYSSSLQHGYNPAEYANYYYNYPQATNSCSVQQGGANQHSGAAYQPLTSFQNSGSYVDPTSNTYYNAGGHQTAPGYATTNYYYQTDTRNDGSSGNNYAQSYQNYPSSDTNAAQSSSAVPANSFSYQQQYNQWPYYYNHSVPTPAGNPVAGSSNIDNTVVNTTSGYSYPSMEPPPPGTTPWKSNSSASVAPPVQAPSVPEPQNQYVQQAQVTPGFQNQYAYQAPGVPVSQNYYASQAPAYPQNNMNVNQVPLNNHGDQQKSGSLTTGIYSSENKTQIPIIPRIAPGFSMVIPKSEKKIVGADLAKKPAYVSVSVPKNDGKAVQNGSDTRSLPFSLRNYAMRNLSRCKDEAQRAACQTMIQQITSKAISNGTLLTKNWDTEPLIPLPENLLTMTETSANNSSSLPTSSTPKRRLKSRWEPVPEEKVTEKVEPLAKALMNGNAHNNLKAQNTMGNSWNLGKSLQSPHAPSNKISHRLSKKQKMGSYSSVVQNGNTSSDSDKEKDLTKYYANASALANSPEEKKRREHRSKRFEKSKDSSSKSRNSAVNKDAMARIHTRRPISALVTGSYKDGSSLAVEDMDWDALTVKGTCQEIEKRYLRLTSAPDPSTVRPEHVLEKALSMVETSQKNYLYKCDQLKSIRQDLTVQRIQNELTVKVYETHARLALQAGDLPEFNQCQSQLKRLYREGNNGCYFEFSAYNLLCVMLHSNNKRDLLSSMASLSKEAKQDGAVKHALAVHAAVSSGNYVIFFKLYKQGPNLNSCLMDLYVERMRFEAIKCMSRSYRPTVPVGYVAQVLGFLLDGEDRLEECEIWLKAHGAVLSVDNSGELQIDTKASSSTLFMPEPENAVAHGDASLAVNDFFARTL; the protein is encoded by the exons ATGGCCAGCCACGGAGCTGCGCCGGCCGCCGGATCCGACGCCGCGCGCGTCGAG GTCAGCGGCACAGGCCAGACAAACCAGCCTGCTTATCCGCCTTTAGTTTCTGGGGATCATTCATGGTCCACTACAACTGGCGCAGCAGCAGCAGGTTCGTGGAACTATCCAGTGGCCAATCAAAGTCAAGATGCAGTATACTATGATCCACAGAGGGATGTATCGGTTTCAGGAGATAATCAAAATGTGGCAAGCAGTGCGCCTCCTGCTGTACAGTCGACTATGGGCTTGACAAATGCAAGTCATTCTCATGTGCCTTACTCAAGTTCACTTCAGCATGGCTACAATCCTGCAGAATATGCAAACTATTACTATAACTACCCACAAGCAACAAATAGTTGTTCTGTGCAGCAAGGAGGAGCAAACCAACATTCAGGTGCAGCTTATCAGCCTCTTACTTCATTTCAGAATTCTGGGTCTTACGTTGATCCTACAAGTAACACATATTACAATGCTGGTGGTCACCAGACTGCGCCAGGATATGCAACCACCAACTATTATTATCAGACCGACACTCGTAATGATGGAAGCTCAGGAAACAATTATGCCCAGTCATACCAGAACTACCCATCCTCTGATACCAATGCAGCCCAAAGTTCCAGTGCAGTGCCTGCCAATTCTTTCTCATATCAGCAACAGTACAACCAGTGGCCATACTATTACAATCACTCTGTGCCAACTCCTGCTGGCAATCCAGTTGCTGGGAGCAGCAACATAGATAATACAGTCGTTAACACCACTTCTGGTTACTCTTATCCTAGTATGGAGCCACCTCCGCCGGGTACTACGCCATGGAAAAGTAATTCAAGCGCTTCTGTTGCACCTCCTGTACAG GCTCCAAGCGTTCCAGAACCTCAAAATCAATACGTCCAACAAGCGCAAGTAACTCCAGGGTTCCAAAACCAGTATGCCTATCAGGCACCAGGTGTCCCAGTGTCTCAGAACTACTACGCCAGCCAGGCACCAGCATACCCACAAAACAATATGAATGTGAATCAAGTACCTTTGAACAACCATGGTGATCAACAGAAGAGT GGTTCTTTGACGACAGGTATTTACAGTAGCGAAAACAAAACACAGATTCCGATCATTCCTCGAATTGCTCCTGGTTTCTCTATGGTAATACCAAAGAGTGAGAAGAAAATTGTAGGTGCTGATTTGGCAAAGAAACCTGCCTATGTTAGTGTTTCTGTGCCGAAGAATGATGGCAAAGCAGTTCAAAATGGTTCAGACACT AGATCCCTCCCTTTTTCGCTGCGTAATTATGCCATGAGGAATCTTAGCCGTTGCAAGGATGAGGCCCAGAGGGCTGCTTGCCAAACCATGATACAACAG ATCACAAGCAAAGCTATTAGCAATGGAACCCTCCTTACTAAGAATTGGGACACTGAACCGCTGATTCCTTTGCCAGAGAACCTTTTGACCATGACCGAAACAAG TGCAAACAATTCAAGTTCCTTGCCAACATCTTCTACCCCTAAAAGACGACTGAAAAGTAGGTGGGAGCCTGTTCCGGAAGAAAAGGTTACTGAAAAGGTGGAGCCACTAGCAAAAGCATTGATGAATGGAAATGCCCACAATAATTTGAAAGCCCAAAATACGATG GGTAACAGTTGGAATTTAGGGAAGTCTCTCCAGTCTCCACACGCACCTTCAAACAAAATCAGCCACCGGCTTTCCAAGAAGCAAAAGATGGGTAGTTATTCAAGTGTGGTACAAAATGGAAACACTTCAAGTGATAGTGATAAGGAGAAGGACCTGACCAAATATTACGCCAATGCATCAGCATTAGCAAACTCACCAGAGGAAAAGAAACGCAGGGAGCACAGATCTAAGCGTTTTGAGAAGAGTAAGGATTCATCATCAAAGTCAAGAAATTCTGCAGTGAATAAAGATGCCATGGCTCGTATACATACAAGAAGACCCATTTCAGCTCTTGTTACTGGAAGTTATAAAGATGGCAGCAGCTTGGCCGTCGAGGATATGGACTGGGATGCACTGACAGTCAAGGGAACATGTCAAGAAATTGAGAAACGATATTTACGCCTCACATCAGCGCCTGATCCTTCCACG GTAAGACCAGAACATGTCTTGGAGAAGGCGCTTTCCATGGTTGAAACATCTCAAAAGAATTATCTTTACAAGTGTGATCAACTGAAATCTATTCGCCAAGATCTTACAGTTCAGAGGATCCAGAATGAACTGACTGTGAAG GTTTATGAAACTCATGCGCGTTTAGCACTGCAAGCTGGTGATCTACCTGAATTTAACCAG TGCCAGTCACAACTGAAGAGGCTATATAGAGAGGGAAACAACGGTTGCTATTTTGAATTCTCTGCCTACAATTTGCTCTGCGTCATGCTACACTCTAATAACAAACGAGACCTGTTGTCATCAATGGCAAG CTTATCAAAAGAAGCCAAACAAGATGGAGCTGTCAAGCATGCCCTTGCAGTTCATGCTGCTGTTTCATCTGGCAATTATGTAATATTTTTCAAATTATACAAGCAAGGACCCAACTTGAACTCTTGCCTCATGG ATCTATATGTGGAGAGGATGCGTTTCGAGGCTATAAAATGTATGTCTAGATCATATCGTCCCACGGTACCTGTGGGGTATGTTGCACAGGTTTTGGGATTCTTACTAGATGGGGAGGACAGGTTGGAAGAATGTGAAATATGGTTAAAAGCACATGGTGCCGTTCTTTCAGTAGATAACAGTGGAGAATTGCAGATAGACACAAAG GCTTCTTCTAGTACGCTTTTCATGCCGGAGCCAGAGAATGCGGTTGCACATGGTGACGCGTCACTTGCAGTTAACGACTTCTTTGCACGTACATTGTAG
- the LOC123136202 gene encoding SAC3 family protein A isoform X4: MASHGAAPAAGSDAARVEVSGTGQTNQPAYPPLVSGDHSWSTTTGAAAAGSWNYPVANQSQDAVYYDPQRDVSVSGDNQNVASSAPPAVQSTMGLTNASHSHVPYSSSLQHGYNPAEYANYYYNYPQATNSCSVQQGGANQHSGAAYQPLTSFQNSGSYVDPTSNTYYNAGGHQTAPGYATTNYYYQTDTRNDGSSGNNYAQSYQNYPSSDTNAAQSSSAVPANSFSYQQQYNQWPYYYNHSVPTPAGNPVAGSSNIDNTVVNTTSGYSYPSMEPPPPGTTPWKSNSSASVAPPVQAPSVPEPQNQYVQQAQVTPGFQNQYAYQAPGVPVSQNYYASQAPAYPQNNMNVNQVPLNNHGDQQKSGSLTTGIYSSENKTQIPIIPRIAPGFSMVIPKSEKKIVGADLAKKPAYVSVSVPKNDGKAVQNGSDTITSKAISNGTLLTKNWDTEPLIPLPENLLTMTETSANNSSSLPTSSTPKRRLKSRWEPVPEEKVTEKVEPLAKALMNGNAHNNLKAQNTMGNSWNLGKSLQSPHAPSNKISHRLSKKQKMGSYSSVVQNGNTSSDSDKEKDLTKYYANASALANSPEEKKRREHRSKRFEKSKDSSSKSRNSAVNKDAMARIHTRRPISALVTGSYKDGSSLAVEDMDWDALTVKGTCQEIEKRYLRLTSAPDPSTVRPEHVLEKALSMVETSQKNYLYKCDQLKSIRQDLTVQRIQNELTVKVYETHARLALQAGDLPEFNQCQSQLKRLYREGNNGCYFEFSAYNLLCVMLHSNNKRDLLSSMASLSKEAKQDGAVKHALAVHAAVSSGNYVIFFKLYKQGPNLNSCLMDLYVERMRFEAIKCMSRSYRPTVPVGYVAQVLGFLLDGEDRLEECEIWLKAHGAVLSVDNSGELQIDTKASSSTLFMPEPENAVAHGDASLAVNDFFARTL; the protein is encoded by the exons ATGGCCAGCCACGGAGCTGCGCCGGCCGCCGGATCCGACGCCGCGCGCGTCGAG GTCAGCGGCACAGGCCAGACAAACCAGCCTGCTTATCCGCCTTTAGTTTCTGGGGATCATTCATGGTCCACTACAACTGGCGCAGCAGCAGCAGGTTCGTGGAACTATCCAGTGGCCAATCAAAGTCAAGATGCAGTATACTATGATCCACAGAGGGATGTATCGGTTTCAGGAGATAATCAAAATGTGGCAAGCAGTGCGCCTCCTGCTGTACAGTCGACTATGGGCTTGACAAATGCAAGTCATTCTCATGTGCCTTACTCAAGTTCACTTCAGCATGGCTACAATCCTGCAGAATATGCAAACTATTACTATAACTACCCACAAGCAACAAATAGTTGTTCTGTGCAGCAAGGAGGAGCAAACCAACATTCAGGTGCAGCTTATCAGCCTCTTACTTCATTTCAGAATTCTGGGTCTTACGTTGATCCTACAAGTAACACATATTACAATGCTGGTGGTCACCAGACTGCGCCAGGATATGCAACCACCAACTATTATTATCAGACCGACACTCGTAATGATGGAAGCTCAGGAAACAATTATGCCCAGTCATACCAGAACTACCCATCCTCTGATACCAATGCAGCCCAAAGTTCCAGTGCAGTGCCTGCCAATTCTTTCTCATATCAGCAACAGTACAACCAGTGGCCATACTATTACAATCACTCTGTGCCAACTCCTGCTGGCAATCCAGTTGCTGGGAGCAGCAACATAGATAATACAGTCGTTAACACCACTTCTGGTTACTCTTATCCTAGTATGGAGCCACCTCCGCCGGGTACTACGCCATGGAAAAGTAATTCAAGCGCTTCTGTTGCACCTCCTGTACAG GCTCCAAGCGTTCCAGAACCTCAAAATCAATACGTCCAACAAGCGCAAGTAACTCCAGGGTTCCAAAACCAGTATGCCTATCAGGCACCAGGTGTCCCAGTGTCTCAGAACTACTACGCCAGCCAGGCACCAGCATACCCACAAAACAATATGAATGTGAATCAAGTACCTTTGAACAACCATGGTGATCAACAGAAGAGT GGTTCTTTGACGACAGGTATTTACAGTAGCGAAAACAAAACACAGATTCCGATCATTCCTCGAATTGCTCCTGGTTTCTCTATGGTAATACCAAAGAGTGAGAAGAAAATTGTAGGTGCTGATTTGGCAAAGAAACCTGCCTATGTTAGTGTTTCTGTGCCGAAGAATGATGGCAAAGCAGTTCAAAATGGTTCAGACACT ATCACAAGCAAAGCTATTAGCAATGGAACCCTCCTTACTAAGAATTGGGACACTGAACCGCTGATTCCTTTGCCAGAGAACCTTTTGACCATGACCGAAACAAG TGCAAACAATTCAAGTTCCTTGCCAACATCTTCTACCCCTAAAAGACGACTGAAAAGTAGGTGGGAGCCTGTTCCGGAAGAAAAGGTTACTGAAAAGGTGGAGCCACTAGCAAAAGCATTGATGAATGGAAATGCCCACAATAATTTGAAAGCCCAAAATACGATG GGTAACAGTTGGAATTTAGGGAAGTCTCTCCAGTCTCCACACGCACCTTCAAACAAAATCAGCCACCGGCTTTCCAAGAAGCAAAAGATGGGTAGTTATTCAAGTGTGGTACAAAATGGAAACACTTCAAGTGATAGTGATAAGGAGAAGGACCTGACCAAATATTACGCCAATGCATCAGCATTAGCAAACTCACCAGAGGAAAAGAAACGCAGGGAGCACAGATCTAAGCGTTTTGAGAAGAGTAAGGATTCATCATCAAAGTCAAGAAATTCTGCAGTGAATAAAGATGCCATGGCTCGTATACATACAAGAAGACCCATTTCAGCTCTTGTTACTGGAAGTTATAAAGATGGCAGCAGCTTGGCCGTCGAGGATATGGACTGGGATGCACTGACAGTCAAGGGAACATGTCAAGAAATTGAGAAACGATATTTACGCCTCACATCAGCGCCTGATCCTTCCACG GTAAGACCAGAACATGTCTTGGAGAAGGCGCTTTCCATGGTTGAAACATCTCAAAAGAATTATCTTTACAAGTGTGATCAACTGAAATCTATTCGCCAAGATCTTACAGTTCAGAGGATCCAGAATGAACTGACTGTGAAG GTTTATGAAACTCATGCGCGTTTAGCACTGCAAGCTGGTGATCTACCTGAATTTAACCAG TGCCAGTCACAACTGAAGAGGCTATATAGAGAGGGAAACAACGGTTGCTATTTTGAATTCTCTGCCTACAATTTGCTCTGCGTCATGCTACACTCTAATAACAAACGAGACCTGTTGTCATCAATGGCAAG CTTATCAAAAGAAGCCAAACAAGATGGAGCTGTCAAGCATGCCCTTGCAGTTCATGCTGCTGTTTCATCTGGCAATTATGTAATATTTTTCAAATTATACAAGCAAGGACCCAACTTGAACTCTTGCCTCATGG ATCTATATGTGGAGAGGATGCGTTTCGAGGCTATAAAATGTATGTCTAGATCATATCGTCCCACGGTACCTGTGGGGTATGTTGCACAGGTTTTGGGATTCTTACTAGATGGGGAGGACAGGTTGGAAGAATGTGAAATATGGTTAAAAGCACATGGTGCCGTTCTTTCAGTAGATAACAGTGGAGAATTGCAGATAGACACAAAG GCTTCTTCTAGTACGCTTTTCATGCCGGAGCCAGAGAATGCGGTTGCACATGGTGACGCGTCACTTGCAGTTAACGACTTCTTTGCACGTACATTGTAG
- the LOC123136202 gene encoding SAC3 family protein A isoform X1, whose translation MASHGAAPAAGSDAARVEVSGTGQTNQPAYPPLVSGDHSWSTTTGAAAAGSWNYPVANQSQDAVYYDPQRDVSVSGDNQNVASSAPPAVQSTMGLTNASHSHVPYSSSLQHGYNPAEYANYYYNYPQATNSCSVQQGGANQHSGAAYQPLTSFQNSGSYVDPTSNTYYNAGGHQTAPGYATTNYYYQTDTRNDGSSGNNYAQSYQNYPSSDTNAAQSSSAVPANSFSYQQQYNQWPYYYNHSVPTPAGNPVAGSSNIDNTVVNTTSGYSYPSMEPPPPGTTPWKSNSSASVAPPVQAPSVPEPQNQYVQQAQVTPGFQNQYAYQAPGVPVSQNYYASQAPAYPQNNMNVNQVPLNNHGDQQKSPNMQGSLTTGIYSSENKTQIPIIPRIAPGFSMVIPKSEKKIVGADLAKKPAYVSVSVPKNDGKAVQNGSDTRSLPFSLRNYAMRNLSRCKDEAQRAACQTMIQQITSKAISNGTLLTKNWDTEPLIPLPENLLTMTETSANNSSSLPTSSTPKRRLKSRWEPVPEEKVTEKVEPLAKALMNGNAHNNLKAQNTMGNSWNLGKSLQSPHAPSNKISHRLSKKQKMGSYSSVVQNGNTSSDSDKEKDLTKYYANASALANSPEEKKRREHRSKRFEKSKDSSSKSRNSAVNKDAMARIHTRRPISALVTGSYKDGSSLAVEDMDWDALTVKGTCQEIEKRYLRLTSAPDPSTVRPEHVLEKALSMVETSQKNYLYKCDQLKSIRQDLTVQRIQNELTVKVYETHARLALQAGDLPEFNQCQSQLKRLYREGNNGCYFEFSAYNLLCVMLHSNNKRDLLSSMASLSKEAKQDGAVKHALAVHAAVSSGNYVIFFKLYKQGPNLNSCLMDLYVERMRFEAIKCMSRSYRPTVPVGYVAQVLGFLLDGEDRLEECEIWLKAHGAVLSVDNSGELQIDTKASSSTLFMPEPENAVAHGDASLAVNDFFARTL comes from the exons ATGGCCAGCCACGGAGCTGCGCCGGCCGCCGGATCCGACGCCGCGCGCGTCGAG GTCAGCGGCACAGGCCAGACAAACCAGCCTGCTTATCCGCCTTTAGTTTCTGGGGATCATTCATGGTCCACTACAACTGGCGCAGCAGCAGCAGGTTCGTGGAACTATCCAGTGGCCAATCAAAGTCAAGATGCAGTATACTATGATCCACAGAGGGATGTATCGGTTTCAGGAGATAATCAAAATGTGGCAAGCAGTGCGCCTCCTGCTGTACAGTCGACTATGGGCTTGACAAATGCAAGTCATTCTCATGTGCCTTACTCAAGTTCACTTCAGCATGGCTACAATCCTGCAGAATATGCAAACTATTACTATAACTACCCACAAGCAACAAATAGTTGTTCTGTGCAGCAAGGAGGAGCAAACCAACATTCAGGTGCAGCTTATCAGCCTCTTACTTCATTTCAGAATTCTGGGTCTTACGTTGATCCTACAAGTAACACATATTACAATGCTGGTGGTCACCAGACTGCGCCAGGATATGCAACCACCAACTATTATTATCAGACCGACACTCGTAATGATGGAAGCTCAGGAAACAATTATGCCCAGTCATACCAGAACTACCCATCCTCTGATACCAATGCAGCCCAAAGTTCCAGTGCAGTGCCTGCCAATTCTTTCTCATATCAGCAACAGTACAACCAGTGGCCATACTATTACAATCACTCTGTGCCAACTCCTGCTGGCAATCCAGTTGCTGGGAGCAGCAACATAGATAATACAGTCGTTAACACCACTTCTGGTTACTCTTATCCTAGTATGGAGCCACCTCCGCCGGGTACTACGCCATGGAAAAGTAATTCAAGCGCTTCTGTTGCACCTCCTGTACAG GCTCCAAGCGTTCCAGAACCTCAAAATCAATACGTCCAACAAGCGCAAGTAACTCCAGGGTTCCAAAACCAGTATGCCTATCAGGCACCAGGTGTCCCAGTGTCTCAGAACTACTACGCCAGCCAGGCACCAGCATACCCACAAAACAATATGAATGTGAATCAAGTACCTTTGAACAACCATGGTGATCAACAGAAGAGT CCAAATATGCAGGGTTCTTTGACGACAGGTATTTACAGTAGCGAAAACAAAACACAGATTCCGATCATTCCTCGAATTGCTCCTGGTTTCTCTATGGTAATACCAAAGAGTGAGAAGAAAATTGTAGGTGCTGATTTGGCAAAGAAACCTGCCTATGTTAGTGTTTCTGTGCCGAAGAATGATGGCAAAGCAGTTCAAAATGGTTCAGACACT AGATCCCTCCCTTTTTCGCTGCGTAATTATGCCATGAGGAATCTTAGCCGTTGCAAGGATGAGGCCCAGAGGGCTGCTTGCCAAACCATGATACAACAG ATCACAAGCAAAGCTATTAGCAATGGAACCCTCCTTACTAAGAATTGGGACACTGAACCGCTGATTCCTTTGCCAGAGAACCTTTTGACCATGACCGAAACAAG TGCAAACAATTCAAGTTCCTTGCCAACATCTTCTACCCCTAAAAGACGACTGAAAAGTAGGTGGGAGCCTGTTCCGGAAGAAAAGGTTACTGAAAAGGTGGAGCCACTAGCAAAAGCATTGATGAATGGAAATGCCCACAATAATTTGAAAGCCCAAAATACGATG GGTAACAGTTGGAATTTAGGGAAGTCTCTCCAGTCTCCACACGCACCTTCAAACAAAATCAGCCACCGGCTTTCCAAGAAGCAAAAGATGGGTAGTTATTCAAGTGTGGTACAAAATGGAAACACTTCAAGTGATAGTGATAAGGAGAAGGACCTGACCAAATATTACGCCAATGCATCAGCATTAGCAAACTCACCAGAGGAAAAGAAACGCAGGGAGCACAGATCTAAGCGTTTTGAGAAGAGTAAGGATTCATCATCAAAGTCAAGAAATTCTGCAGTGAATAAAGATGCCATGGCTCGTATACATACAAGAAGACCCATTTCAGCTCTTGTTACTGGAAGTTATAAAGATGGCAGCAGCTTGGCCGTCGAGGATATGGACTGGGATGCACTGACAGTCAAGGGAACATGTCAAGAAATTGAGAAACGATATTTACGCCTCACATCAGCGCCTGATCCTTCCACG GTAAGACCAGAACATGTCTTGGAGAAGGCGCTTTCCATGGTTGAAACATCTCAAAAGAATTATCTTTACAAGTGTGATCAACTGAAATCTATTCGCCAAGATCTTACAGTTCAGAGGATCCAGAATGAACTGACTGTGAAG GTTTATGAAACTCATGCGCGTTTAGCACTGCAAGCTGGTGATCTACCTGAATTTAACCAG TGCCAGTCACAACTGAAGAGGCTATATAGAGAGGGAAACAACGGTTGCTATTTTGAATTCTCTGCCTACAATTTGCTCTGCGTCATGCTACACTCTAATAACAAACGAGACCTGTTGTCATCAATGGCAAG CTTATCAAAAGAAGCCAAACAAGATGGAGCTGTCAAGCATGCCCTTGCAGTTCATGCTGCTGTTTCATCTGGCAATTATGTAATATTTTTCAAATTATACAAGCAAGGACCCAACTTGAACTCTTGCCTCATGG ATCTATATGTGGAGAGGATGCGTTTCGAGGCTATAAAATGTATGTCTAGATCATATCGTCCCACGGTACCTGTGGGGTATGTTGCACAGGTTTTGGGATTCTTACTAGATGGGGAGGACAGGTTGGAAGAATGTGAAATATGGTTAAAAGCACATGGTGCCGTTCTTTCAGTAGATAACAGTGGAGAATTGCAGATAGACACAAAG GCTTCTTCTAGTACGCTTTTCATGCCGGAGCCAGAGAATGCGGTTGCACATGGTGACGCGTCACTTGCAGTTAACGACTTCTTTGCACGTACATTGTAG